One part of the Lytechinus pictus isolate F3 Inbred chromosome 3, Lp3.0, whole genome shotgun sequence genome encodes these proteins:
- the LOC129255704 gene encoding uncharacterized protein LOC129255704, with protein MTHLLTTTSPQQSRHLGTTLTRDQGSRRQNDHEVTELDPDIVRSFLLSHSQPQGNTEKLDDITLLVDLFMELLQCSPLPVEHNHLWLQLLYVLILDDNNLLLFIKKKVAATVLGTMAVHRPHVSIQEIGCSILYPLAHFNQIPGLKAPIRESGIQVILQSMEKHRKSENLMIKALQVLANVACTMSGYSSWAIHQGRFEILWSFI; from the exons ATGACTCACCTCCTGACCACCACCTCACCTCAGCAGAGCAGACATCTTGGGACAACCCTAACTAGGGACCAGGGTAGCAGACGACAAAACGATCAC GAGGTCACAGAGCTGGATCCAGATATTGTGAGGAGCTTTCTGTTGTCACACAGCCAACCCCAGGGTAACACAGAGAAACTTGATGACATCACATTATTGGTTGATCTCTTTATGGAACTTCTTCAGTGTTCCCCA TTGCCAGTAGAGCACAACCACCTGTGGCTACAACTCCTGTATGTCCTCATCTTAGATGATAACAACCTCTTGCTCTTCATCAAGAAGAAAGTTGCTGCCACAGTCTTGGGCACCATGGCTGTTCACAGGCCACATGTTTCAATTCAAGAGATTGGCTGCTCCATACTTTATCCATTGGCACACTTTAATCAAATTCCTGGATTAAAG GCTCCTATCCGTGAGAGTGGAATACAGGTCATCCTTCAGTCCATGGAGAAGCATAGAAAAAGTGAAAACCTGATGATCAAAGCCCTACAAGTTCTTGCCAATGTAGCATGCACAATGTCAGGCTACAGCAGCTGGGCTATACATCAAGGTAGGTTCGAAATCTTATGGAGTTTCATTTGA
- the LOC135153425 gene encoding uncharacterized protein DDB_G0271670-like produces the protein MATCETTSLRLIGSITRFCQTGTRPPELRSSPNDVCTISSSLSSSSSSSSSPPSSSSSSSNSRSSSSSSSCSSSSSSSSSSSSSSSRSSSSSSSSSSSSSSSSSSSSSSSSSSSSSSSSSSSSSSRSSSSSSSSSSSSSSSSSSSSSSSSSSSSSSSSSSSSSRSSSSSSNSSSNSSSSSSSSSSSCLCSCLYSCCSSSSSSNSSSSSSSSSSSSSSSSSSSSSSSSSSSSSSSSNSSSSSSSSSSSSSSSSSSSSTGSYASTGLLFKPVPIMDKGLHILV, from the exons ATGGCTACCTGTGAAACCACATCA ttgaggttaatcggatcaatcacaaggTTTTGTCAAACGGGAACCAGGCCGCCAGAACTACGAAGTAGTCCTAATGACGTTTGTACAA tatcatcatcattgtcatcatcatcctcatcgtcatcatcaccaccatcatcatcatc aaGCAGCAGTAACAGcaggagcagcagcagcagtagtagttgtagtagtagtagtagtagtagtagtagtagtagtagtagtagtagtagaagtagtagtagtagtagtagtagtagtagtagtagtagtagtagtagtagcagtagcagtagcagtagcagtagtagtagtagtagtagtagtagtagtagtagtagtagtagtagaagtagtagtagtagtagtagtagtagtagtagtagtagtagtagtagcagtagcagtagcagtagtagtagtagtagtagtagtagtagtagtagtagtagtagtagtagtagaagtagtagtagtagtagcaacagcagcagcaacagcagcagcagcagcagtagtagtagtagtagttgtctTTGTAGTTGTCTTtatagttgttgtagtagtagtagcagtagtaatagcagtagtagtagtagtagtagtagtagtagcagtagcagtagtagtagtagtagtagtagtagtagtagtagtagtagtagtagtagtagtagcaacagcagcagcagcagtagcagcagcagcagcagcagcagcagcagcagcagcagcagcagca CTGGGTCATATGCTTCAACAGGGTTACTTTTTAAACCTGTACCTATCATGGACAAAGGTCTTCATATTCTAGTGTGA